In Camelina sativa cultivar DH55 chromosome 13, Cs, whole genome shotgun sequence, the genomic window aatcaatctgaATCATCTAAGAGTTTACGAATTTAATCGATCCAAACACATCAATTCGATCTATAGATTCCGAAATCCCAAGTGACTTAGATTTCAAAACCGATTCAATAGGGAAAATACAGAACCTGGTGAAGCAGACATCGAAGGAGTCTCCTGCGAGCATCTGGCGAGAGATATCGGCCTGAGACTCGCCTTTATTCGTCAAAACGGAGAAATCGGAGCTTCCTTGAATCCTCCCTTCTTCGTTCCACGTGCTCTGTCCATGTCTCACGAGAACCACTCGCTTCGGCGGCGTCTTCGCGGTGTCTTGGTCTTGTAAGCTCGATGATGATCGAATCCAGAAGCGGCGGCGAGTCGAATTTGGCCGGCGGGTTTGGTGGAGGAGACTCCGATTGGGTGAAATCGGACTAGTGAGTGGCAGAGAAATCATTTTANNNNNNNNNNNNNNNNNNNNNNNNNNNNNNNNNNNNNNNNNNNNNNNNNNNNNNNNNNNNNNNNNNNNNNNNNNNNNNNNNNNNNNNNNNNNNNNNNNNNNNNNNNNNNNNNNNNNNNNNNNNNNNNNNNNNNNNNNNNNNNNNNNNNNNNNNNNNNNNNNNNNNNNNNNNNNNNNNNNNNNNNNNNNNNNNNNNNNNNNNNNNNNNNNNNNNNNNNNNNNNNNNNNNNNNNNNNNNNNNNNNNNNNNNNNNNNNNNNNNNNNNNNNNNNNNNNNNNNNNNNNNNNNNNNNNNNNNNNNNNNNNNNNNNNNNNNNNNNNNNNNNNNNNNNNNNNNNNNNNNNNNNNNNNNNNNNNNNNNNNNNNNNNNNNNNNNNNNNNNNNNNNNNNNNNNNNNNNNNNNNNNNNNNNNNNNNNNNNNNNNNNNNNNNNNNNNNNNNNNNNNNNNNNNNNNNNNNNNNNNNNNNNNNNNNNNNNNNNNNNNNNNNNtcttttttttttttttttttgtagtatttggGCCTTCAAGGGTCGGCCCAATATCACCGATTTTTGTCTTTCATGCTTATTTAAGCAAGCCTATCTAATGAGTTTAATTTGAACAAATACCCCTATTGTTtacataaattacaaaaaataaataaacattattaatttttaattaggtAAATAACCTAGGATCGCTGTCaaaatgttttaagaaatatacatggattttaacaaataatatgcTATTTATATACTACATTACCCAATGATAtgttctttaattataaatacagCACAATTCTGTAGAACacgaaatttattttgtttaaggcatgtaagttttttttttcttttttatttgaattttctCACTGGAATTATTCCTAAATAATGTTTATAATAATTTGGAAATGTAgcaaaaaaaccataataaCTAACACTTATAaatccaaaaatgttaaaaataaagtaaaatcattaataaagaaagaaaagtatgTTAGAACAACTGGGATATCTcgcataaaatatttaaatcaaactCATGAAGACTTGTTAAAGTCTTAAAGATCAGggtattcttcttttttttttattgtaaaatttgCAAGTTTAATTTAGTTTCATGAATTTTAGGTAAGATCACATTTTTGtgaatatgattaatttatcaAACGCAATTATTGTGTTGCCAAATTTTAGATGGTTTggtgaacaaagaaaaaaaaaattggtcattGTTTGCATTGATGGACACCCAAATAAATTATCTGTCAATCTGTGGTCGATGAAAACGAACAGGTCTATTATCATTTTTCACTAACTTAGTCCTAACAAAGAGTTTGTCACTTGTGGTGAGGACGAATAacgaaaacataaaaaccacAATTCCCCTTGACCAACCATAAACAATACAACAATTTTCTGGTCAGTAGCAATAATGGTATACGTACGTAGACAAGTTTACCGGTCCACATATTACGAAACAAAGCTTATACCATCAGAGAAGACTCCTCGAGTATCCAAAAGAGAAGCAAACGAAACAATTGAATTAGGTTCACGTGTCGTATTAGTGGGACTTTGTTACTTTATTCATAATGCAAAGTCGTAGAACCTTCAATACCAGGCCTGTTCAATACTAGCGTACGTACGTGAACATTTAACACGTGCACCTTCTAGTAAATATGAAGTCAATTTTgtcaacagaaaaaaagaaagtcaatTGTACAAATAATTGGTTTGGTCTCGTCTCggtttgatttgtttaggtTTGGAAAAACTCTTACCAATTCAAGTAATTAACAATtactttttttagaaaaaatggttttcaaaattttattttcttactttggtTCTCTTTGGTTTGGTATGTGgcgaaaaaaatattaactataGAGATGACTTTGGAAAAAGAAATGTCGAGAGATgtaaaactcttttcaaaataaaatgttgaaagaaaaaataagttgTTTGGTTTGAAACCAAAGTGACCCTAAACCTAATGGTATGAGAAACGCATTactgtaaaattaaaatcaaagtcCTAAGATCTATTCACATTTACATTAATTATATgcttaatttttataatatttattttgtaaagctGGATTCTTCATATCCATTGATCAAGTTAGCTAGATTCCCACCAACTCTAGTTTACGCTCTCTAAGATCATCGTGCTATATTAACATACACTACTAAAGAAAAAGCAAGCGAAGAATTGACGGAATTATCGACAGTTTTTAATCTATAGATGATTACAGTCGAAAAACCAACGAATTATTAAGATTACTATATATTGTATGTAAATGTTTTAGAACCAGTaaatttgattggttgaaaactatttattctcttttttttatattttaggaaaaggtaaaaataaaatttcactGTTTAGTTATGTATTTTCGCATATTCCTACCATGTTGCTGATTAATAATTACACTAGTTGGTGGGAATTAGAATTTAGAACGAGGTTTAGGTCCTATTAAAAAAGGTAATAAAAAAGTCGCCAATCATATTTGAAAACAAAGTTAATTTTCAAACGTTAATCAAGAGTGAAGAGAGATGAAAAGAAATGTAGAAAGAATCAATTCAACATGCTTAGGTAAAACAATGTTAGATAGTGCCACTTGGGGTTTCACCAACTTTGCCATATTAAACCTTTacaaatatatgaatttaaaaagGTTTCAACAACCCCATCGATAAATATTTTTACGGCCAACGATCGCTTGTTGATTGttatattatgttatatattaaacCAATATTAGTTTTTGTATACCATGAATAtgtgtgtttctttcttcaaaacgaagaaaaacaaaccagaattatatatatttattagaaGCTGGGCATCACTTTTGAAACCTGAGGTCACACCTATCTTTAACTTTAActaagagaagaaacaaatatgaCACAAGTATTACATAATCGTAGCATATTGGAGCTGTTGTTACTTGTTAAGTTGTTGTGGTCCTTTTTATATCCTGGCattctaataatttattatacataaacTATTTTGGTATATTTAGTACATGATCTTTTTGTTAGTATCATAATTTCTGGGTATAATTTAGTACATAAACTTTTGTTAGAATCACatgaaaatatctttttatctctctctcattaaTAAGGGACGTACAATTGGTAAATGGCTTAATCAACTGGTAAAGAAGTAGGGTGTGCAATCAATATACATTTCTATTAGAGTTAGGGATAAAGATAATCTATAATCCTAGGATAATCTACATCCACCAATATGTCTCACTAAATTTTTTGCATGTCTATGTGTTTTCATATGAGAAAACActaaattagataaataaataccTACAGATATGTCTCTCCAGTTCTTTGTGTGTCTATGGTTGTTCGGGTTGGGCCGGTGTCCTAAGTTTCCTTCGTTGGTTTCTGAAGCTTGTATTCTAGCTTTATAAGGAAACACCCTTTTATGTTTTTAAGCCACACAtttatgaattttgttgttAGAGCGATTATTAGCTATGCCAAAACTAAAGTGATTAGTGCATAAAGATGAAGATATTAAGGATATTATTCATAGTCTTATgtgtataattatttttgttcatcATTGAATTGACAAAGTTCGATCCATAACCAATTCCTTCTATACAGGGTAACACGATTTAATAGAGTTGAACTCCGGTGGGATCGGTCGCAGAGGTGGTGTTGTAACCATTTGATTATGTGTATAATCTTTTAGTTCTAAAATACTcaaatcaaaaatattgaaagtttGCATCCGCATCAGCATAAAACTAAATCTCCAAAATGAAAGATCACATCAGGTAATCCATGACttactatttaaataaataattaactaatttgaACTCTAATACAATGGTGTAAGTAACCATGATGCAGCTGTGAATAGATTTTGACGAGAGTTTTATGGTCGGATGGTGAATAGACGAataaaatgaagtttttttttaatttttattaatcgtaataaattaattaaaatttaattaactgaatatataaatcaaactaACATAATTTAACTATTTCGCATTGACGGACGTAAATGCTCCGTCATTTTTATGAGGATGCAAACATGAAACtacttttaaagtttaaaatgttagtaaaattattttggtaGTTTAAAGTGTGAGTGAAATTCTTTCAAGGTTTAAAGTATTACTCAGtgacattttaaaaataaaaatatgtttttttcaataatgggcttgttcgtttggttgacgcTGGCGGTTGCGTCTGCGGGTACCTTTTCAAGACGCTGCGTTTGCCGCAACGTCTtgacgcaggtacctgcggcaaGCAAACGAACAAACATACCTGCATCTGTCAtagccgcaggtacctgcgtcaaccaaacgaacaaatccaatatttatttaaaataattaacttatcaatttatattaagtattttatataatatctttAATTAAGTGGTTAACTGTCCATTTTGACACCTTAAATTCCAGCCAACATTGTACTATCCTGCATTGTATGTATAAGACTGTGAATAGGTATGATTATCTCTTGTCCACTCAATGATGTTCATAAAGAAAATCCATATGCtctactaattattttatatgattgagATTCATATATCCAAATTGTATCctaagataaaagaaaatataaaaacgtaaatataCCCAAATTTAGGAAGATAAATGAAATGGGCCATTGATGACAGAAAAAAAGAACGAAATGGACCATGGATGATCTATGCACCtatactttgttttctttcaaacttttaaaaatttagggaAATTagcaaaactaagaaaaaataacaattaaatatttaactattttaaccataaaattattatacataCTATATAATCTacgatatatataattttatccTTTCATTCAACACTAACACGAATCCCTCTATCTCCTATCAATCATCACCGCCGCCGAACCACCGCCAGACTACTACTATCAGGTTATTTCTACCGGAAAACCGCAACTGAACCACCATCGCCACTATTTCTGGCAGGCGGACCACCGCCATCACCTCCAATCACCTACTCCGGCCACCGCCTTCAGTCGCTGGCCACCTCCTTTGGCCACTAGCCACCACTAATCCGTCACCACTAAAACTGTcattttagtaattatttatTGACCAATTGTTACTCAcctaattttctaatttagttgGTTATTTTGtacatacctttttttttattttggttatcacACAAATTCACCcacaattttttatatcataaactaaatatcatttgaaaaatctatttataGTTTGTTGGGTTACTACGTATATTAAAATGTTTACTATATTAATTCTAAACTCATATGCCATGAATTTTATTATGTACTCATATACAAATGGCGagatatagaaacaaaaatgggGATCAATAATTCCAAATGCGATAAAACTCGATCTTTATCTTCCTTcgaccagaagaagaaaaaaaaaacttaagcaATAGATCACACACCACATGGTTGGTTGATACGAATCCACATATTCATCATACAAACgatatctcttaaaatattcatttactTACTTTATTTagtaatcttgatttaaaggaTAAAACTTTGGAACTGaaaatagaaacttgaaaacataacaaaatctCCAAGGAACGTTggcattttgattttgttactaCAAAGTCCAAAGCCGCCACATGTCATTTGCTAATCGCATTATTTTTAGTCAATGATCTTTACTCATAATTAGCAGCAACAAATCTTTATAGGCCTCCACTGGTTAACACGTACCAAGcaattcaccattttttttttccctaacaaagcaaaagcttttaacatattcaaattaagaaaagcaactttctaattataaaaataaaaacaaataaaatgtgGTAGGTGAAGGATTTGACGGATTTACCCTCAAATACTTAGTATATAATCCTTATCTTGTCTACCATTATCTCTCAGCTTGCAAGTTCTCTCTCAGATATTGAACTACAAGCTTTGTACTGTACTCTTTTAAATACGCCGccgttttatatattttttcctctttacCTACCATAAAACAAACTGTAATCATGCAAACCATTTCGCCTGTGTTCTCGTGCGATCTCAAATCCGTTATTCAACCGAATCTAACGGCTAAGAACGCGCGTTTCTCTCACGTACATGGAAAGCGCGTGTCTGTTCGTTGCGGTTACAGGTCTGAGTCGTTTAGCTTCCCTAACGGTGTTGGCTCGAGTCGAGCTGATTGGCAAAGCTCATGCGCCATCTTAGCCAGCAAAGTAGTCTCGGCTGAGAATTCAAGCTCCATCGCCGATCAAGTCGCCGTCGTTAACGGACACATTAACGGCTCCGTCGATCTAAGCATCGTTCCGTCGAAAAACGGGAAGCCTGGATTGGTTCAGCCGTTAACGATTACGGATCTGTCTCCGGCGCCGTCTCACGGATCTACTCTCCGTGTAGCGTATCAAGGAGTTCCCGGCGCGTATTCCGAAGCGGCCGCCGGAAAAGCTTACCCGAACTCTGAAGCTATCCCGTGTGATCAGTTCGACGTCGCGTTTCAGGCGGTGGAGCTTTGGATCGCCGATCGTGCTGTTCTACCTGTTGAGAACTCTCTCGGTGGTTCGATTCATAGAAATTACGATCTCCTCCTCCGTCACCGTCTCCACATTGTCGGAGAAGTTCAGATCCCGGTTCACCACTGTCTCCTCGCTCTCCCCGGAGTCCGCACGGATTGCATCACGAGAGTGATTTCTCATCCTCAAGCTCTGGCTCAGACGGAAGGATCGCTCAACAAACTCACCCCAAGAGCCGCGATCGAAGCGTTTCACGACACAGCCGCGGCGGCGGAATACATCGCGGCGAACGACCTCCACGACACGGCGGCTGTAGCGAGCGCAAGAGCGGCTGAGCTATACGGACTCAATATTCTCGCCGACGGGATCCAAGACGACGCAGGGAACGTCACGCGCTTCCTTATGCTGGCGCGTGACCCGATCATCCCCCGTACTGATCGTCCGTTCAAAACGAGCATCGTTTTCGCGGCTCAGGAACACAAAGGAACTAGCGTTCTCTTCAAAGTGCTTTCCGCGTTCGCGTTTCGAAACATCAGCCTCACGAAAATCGAGTCGCGGCCGCATCATAACTGCCCGGTCAGAGTCGTCGGCGACGAGAACGTCGGGACCTCGAAGCATTTCGAGTACACGTTCTACGTGGATTTTGAAGCGAGTATGGCGGAGGCGCGTGCGCAAAACGCGTTATCGGAGGTGCAGGAGTACACGTCATTCCTCAGGGTGCTGGGAAGTTACCCAATGGATATGACGCCATGGTCCACGTTACCACCACCTAGCCAAGACGTATGACAATATTCctatgtataattttataataacattatgataaaattatcacaatttatatatgtatacttggggattaaaattagaatttgtAGAACTCGTTTTGAATGTGATAGTGggagaataatattaattttatttctctccTATAATATcacaaaccaaatattttgtgTGTTGTATATGTATCCTCTACTCTGTTGGAACAAGATCGGTTTGTAGTTTGGTTTCGAAGATTACAATTGAAGATATTTTCTTAAGCTAAGCTAGCAcagcttctttttttaattgactTATTGTGTCTAGTATACATCGTTATTCATTAAGCACATACATATTAGAGAACCAAATGTGTAAAAAGAGTAAGTCAAGTACATTATAACAAATAACATACTAAGAAGTCTCGCAGTACAATATAACATTTCCAAGTCCAATACCATCATGCATTGATCATTTGATAATACTATACGTACATGTAAATCATCTCTCCCATTCTATTTCACCATCTTCCCAAAAA contains:
- the LOC104736273 gene encoding arogenate dehydratase 5, chloroplastic-like, producing MQTISPVFSCDLKSVIQPNLTAKNARFSHVHGKRVSVRCGYRSESFSFPNGVGSSRADWQSSCAILASKVVSAENSSSIADQVAVVNGHINGSVDLSIVPSKNGKPGLVQPLTITDLSPAPSHGSTLRVAYQGVPGAYSEAAAGKAYPNSEAIPCDQFDVAFQAVELWIADRAVLPVENSLGGSIHRNYDLLLRHRLHIVGEVQIPVHHCLLALPGVRTDCITRVISHPQALAQTEGSLNKLTPRAAIEAFHDTAAAAEYIAANDLHDTAAVASARAAELYGLNILADGIQDDAGNVTRFLMLARDPIIPRTDRPFKTSIVFAAQEHKGTSVLFKVLSAFAFRNISLTKIESRPHHNCPVRVVGDENVGTSKHFEYTFYVDFEASMAEARAQNALSEVQEYTSFLRVLGSYPMDMTPWSTLPPPSQDV